The following nucleotide sequence is from Zea mays cultivar B73 chromosome 1, Zm-B73-REFERENCE-NAM-5.0, whole genome shotgun sequence.
atGAGGCTTAGAGTGTCAATAATGGTGATATTGGGGGATGCTTGTATTCTACCTTAATTACGATTTCCTACTCTGAAAATTGGCATGGGTCATTCTCCAACCTCAAGTTTTCAGCTTCAATATATGCATCAAAGTAGTTAAACAGAGTTTACAAAAATAATGTCCTTACGCAGCAAAAGTTTGGGTAAGTCAAAATAAGAAATCATTTATGCAACAGTGGTCCAACCTTCTCATTGAAATTAGACAATATAACAAAATGGAGAAACAATTTCCTAGTTAATCAAAGGATATAATGCAAGAGCTGCATATTCGATAGAATGCTCTTCATTAGATTATCTTCGAAATGGCTAATCCCATCTACACCACCCCACGGCCACGTATACACACCTTGTGTGTTATAAAGAAGGGCGAGCCCGGTGAAGGAGGTGACTGGCTACTGGCTGGCTCGGCGTCGGAGGTTTATAGCGTGTTATTTGCCTCTGGCAGATAAGTTTTATCCAGCAGCATCATTATCCCTTGTTGCTTACGCAAGGCGACGGTGTGGAACCGTCAATCGGTAAAAAAATTGGTATTTTACATACATGCGTAATGCGTTTATGACAATATATATAGCACAATAGTTCATGTGTCGGGAGGCGAAGACCAGCAGCGAAAAAGGCCTCAAAAACTATCAACTCACCCTCAGGCTCGGGGACCTCTTCTGCACCCAGGGCCTGCCCGACACCGTTACTAAAGTAACCAAGCCGCTGCATCTCCAGCATGTGGCCCGAGAAAATCCTTGAGGTCCTAAACTCCACGGTGTGGCCGGGCTGCAACTCAACCATCGCCAAGTCACTCAAGGTCTCCTTGACGATGGCGCGGCCGGCGATGCGCTCAGCAGACGAGGAAGAATACATTgcaacgtaccgtcggcggcggcggcgcgcggtctgcttgaTACGAGCCAAATTTTCGGCGCAGAACGAGCAAGGATGGCAGGCGAACAACTGTAAAAGCTAGGGTTTCCGCAGCGGAAATGCAAGCAAGCGgtggtctcggcgaggtcagcttTTTATAGGCACGACGCGACGCCTCGGGAAACCAGTAGTCCAACAGTAACGCGTCCATCAACAGTCACATTTCAAAAAAAACCGCGAGACCACTTCGAGAGAGGGCAGCGTCTTCACCATCTCACGGTGATCTTCGGCACCAGCTGACTTGGTCgaactggcccctcggagggcaaatgttggggcgaaagcGAACACGCCACCCTTCGTTCGACGACTTCTTCCTTGCGCTGCACGGATGAAGACCGCATCCGCAGGCCCCGCCGGACAGACCAAGGACACCGTCCATACGGAGGCCTGTCCGACCCCCTTCGCTCCGGCAAGACAAGACGAAGGCCCCGCGAAGACCATAGGGCCTCCTCCGCCTCAGAGCAGGGGGAGGCCCGTGTACAATTCGGCCCATGTAGCAGGGCCCCGCGTCCGGACGCCGCGTGGGCAGTATGGGTTGGGTCGTTTCTGTAATAAAGTATGTCTTAATGACTCGctgtaacctcccctcgtgggaatattatggggataaactaggtaatCGAGGGTCTAAATGTCCTTGACAGGGTCGGGGGGACTACCTATAAATATCCCCGTACTGTGCCAAAGCGTAGGGAGCAATTTTGTGGCTTTGACACCCCGTGTAAGCATTACAAATCCATCTCCCATTTCCCGTTGGATCTACCTGTCCTGAGAGGCAGGTTCCAACAGTCCCCTTTAGTGGAATTATTATGTGGAAGTGTTAGTTATTTTAGTTTACAGAGTAGGATCCGCAGCTCAAATTAAAGCCATGAAACAAGTAGCTGGCAAATCAAAATTAGAACTAGCTCAATTCGCAGAATTacaagcctttgcacaattcaccTCCGCTCTGGATAAAACAAGTCAGAATCAATTGGCAAGGGGTCGACGATTACGGGAATTGCTTAAACAATCCCAATCAAACCCTCTCCCTGTGGAAGAGCAGGTAGCTACTATTTATATCGGAACGAGAGGATATCTTGATTCGTTAGAAATTGAACAGGTAAATAAATTTCTGGATGAGTTAGATAAACACCTAAAAGATACTAAACCTCAATTCCAAGAAATTATATCTTCTAATAAGACATTTACCGAGCAAGCAGAAACCCTTTTGAAGGAAGCTTTTCAGGAACAGCTTGAACGGTTTTCTCTTCAGGAACAAACATAAATATAGCATGTCTACTCTTATTAGTATAACTCGTGTTTGTAGAAGAGGAATCAAAGATTTTTCATTTGAATCATGCAAAAAATAGTTTTTAGTATAGTTCACCTAACTAGTAGTACCTTAAGTCACTCAACATTCATGGTTAACattttgttttgttttttatTTCTCGGTGGTCAGCGAAAACAAAATTGCGACTAAAATCTGCCAATTTTGAATTTCTCAACCGGGTGAATTTTCGAATTTGCAAAACAAGATCAGATATTCGACCGAAAAATCATATCTCTTTGGCGAAATTCGATGTTGTTTACCGAAAGTGATGCTTTTGTAAACAAATAAAAAAATCTGATCATATTTTTATTATATTTTCCTAAGAAAATATTTGAATTTTTATTATATTTATGTTTTTTAATTTTTTtagaattttaaaatttgaaatgaaATTCGTCAAAACTAGAGCGGAAAATGTTTCTGGCCAGTGCCGAGAACGAAAAAAATTACCAAATTTcgtccaaaaatttaaccatgctGGCAGTATATCTGACGGAAGCTGGTAGCAGATTATATATAGATCACACACACGTGATGCATACAAAAATACGTACACAAATATGTAGTAGGGTAGATCCTACCCGTGGCTGGAGGGCCTGCAGCCCTGGTCCAACACTTCAAGTTGTATTTAGAGTATCACTATTAATTTGAGCATTTAAAGTTGTATTTAAAGTGTTTAGTACAATAAAAATAATTTGAGCTCCAATTGCTTAATGCTAATCATgtattttagaaaataaattacATTGTTAGAAAAAAATATTAAAAATGATGTATAAAACAAGGATATGATACTAATTCGGTGTGTATATTTGGATCGCTTCATGATCTATCCAATATTCTttataagaaaaatataaaatagaACATTGTTTGGAGCTATTTTTTATGAGTTGAGCCCTATTTTTAAAGATACACCTATTATTATGAGTTGAGCCCTATTTTAAAGATACAACACTGATTTAAGGTATTGTTAGAGATACTCTTAGGGCCTGTAGTAATTTTAGTATAGTCATACGAAAAGGTCGACAAATACATACAGCAAGATAGAGGCCCATCAAGCCATCACCATGTGAACCACATGCAACAACCCACCCAAGTTTGCAATTCATGCATCCTCTTCATAGTTGCTCTGTTAGTTCGCATTGCAACCACCTTCAGTCTTCCTAACCTATGATTCAGCACTCTTTTTTGATATGTttccaaatacaatttaaatattttaaaatagatatacaTATAATTTAGGATTAACCTTCAATTATATTGCTAacgacatattaaaataagaataGTTGTTTAAAatttttatgtattatttgctttGTACAACAAAAATGGTGAAAAAACATTCAAATATGAATCAATGTTCGGATTTTATTTCTATCATTTAAAAAAATATAGGACAAATTCGATATTTATTTTTTAAAATCTTAAGTagctcaatgctaaaaacaaaaTACAAATATGCATAGTAGATCCTGCATTCTACATATTCACAACCAAACAAAGAAAACCAAAAATCTAACAACGAAATAACAACAAAAAATCTAACGACCAAATAAGTATCTGGATCCATAACATGCATAACAGGTTGTACGGCCCAGCATGGATCGAATCGCAGTTGCAAGCAGCAGTCGCAGTCCCATGGATGCCGTCGTGTGAGCCGGCCTCGCAGTCTCAGTCTCAAGGGTACTTGGGCCTCTTCTTGGGGCTGGCGGTGAGCATGTTGCGGTAGCAGGGGCAGTCATGGATGTCGCGCGGCGGCATCGCAGGCCCGCATTTGCAAAACTCGCATTTTAGGCCGCAGGAGCTCATGCACGCCTCCCGTGCCCGCCGCGTGGTCGTCCTCGCGCACCGAACGCAACACTTGCCCCAGGAGAACCCTGCAGCATGCATATGCGCGCGAGCACCGGCGTCAGCGGTCACCAGCAGTCACGCACGAGATCGAGACGGATGACAACCACGCTAAGGGCGTCGCTCGCACGTAGTAGTAGTATGTACGCACTTACCTAAAGCGGCGGCGTCGACGGTGTGGAGGCACGACGCGGCCACGAGGAGCACGAGCAGGATGATCGTTGCTGTCTGAAGCGGGGGCTTGGCCATGGCCACCGGGAAGAGCTCTGCTGGCGCTTGTAGGCTGCTGTCAACTTTGGctgaggagagagggagagggagtgagGTGCCACTTGCTCGTGTCCGGTCTCCTTTATATTCATGGCGCTGCACCACACCGTCCCACCCCATAGACGACCCCAACTCATCCACCCTGGAAGTGAGGATCTCATCGCCACACACACCGGACCTCCACCCGACTGAGGTCAGCGATCCTCTAGAGAGCGATCCACGTGTGGCGTGGTTAGCCACCATGATTGTCCGATTCCTGTGGAGGATGATAGCGCTATTAGACTGCCTCCAGGCGGGTAGTGTAAAACAGAGAACATAAAACTATAGATAACACTGTTTGACCATTGTTTCACATTGTTTATAGTGTAAAGATAAAATAGGAAATGTGATAGGAGATCTGCTAAAGATAGCCTTAATGTCTGTCGAGAAGGGACATGGCCATTGTGGGCCGAGGAGGCAGCAGCCAGCCGTACCTATTCTTGTGGGTGCGTGATACACTGCATGTTAGACTCTCTGCACCGCTTCCCTCTCCCCATCTCCCTAACCTCCATGCTGCCCGTAGTGACCCGCTAAGACTATCTGCAACAGTTCTTCTTAAATTTCACTCTCTATATCCAAGTTTTGTACCACCACACCTATATTTCACCACTACTTTTTATCTCCTGCAGCGGTTCTCCCTAAATTCTCactctataccccactacaacaaTAAAATATCATTTTTCAACTCTATTCATCATTCATTACTATTTTTCCACTACCAAATTTTGCCGAGCACGAAAATCGAGTCTAGGGGGCACCACAGTGCACCCCTGGATCCAGGGTGAGAGATGAGCTCCTCTACGTAGCGAGCGTCGGAGGGGCACGGTTGCGCGTCGAACGGGGCCACTGTAACTGCCAAATGAAGCACAGTGGTAGGGGAGAGGGACACAAGTGTCGCCCGTTGTAGTTAGTCTAAGGGCG
It contains:
- the LOC103643683 gene encoding peamaclein, which codes for MAKPPLQTATIILLVLLVAASCLHTVDAAALGFSWGKCCVRCARTTTRRAREACMSSCGLKCEFCKCGPAMPPRDIHDCPCYRNMLTASPKKRPKYP